The Flavobacterium piscisymbiosum genome includes a region encoding these proteins:
- a CDS encoding chemotaxis protein CheB, with translation MEEDKIISNCKVVIIGGSAGSLNALMQILPELPELKDFAIVIVLHRKSTDDQTLEELIALKASITVKPVEDKVPLLPGFIYVAPSNYHLLFEKNETLSLDISEKINYSRPSIDVSFESAAEIYGSSLVGILLSGSNTDGTQGLKAIQAAKGTVVVQNPTVAEMPFMPHNAILNTTPDFVLTNQEILRLITLINSPQD, from the coding sequence ATGGAGGAAGATAAAATAATATCAAATTGTAAAGTAGTAATTATAGGAGGATCTGCTGGGAGTTTAAATGCCTTAATGCAAATTTTACCTGAGTTGCCAGAATTAAAAGATTTTGCGATCGTAATTGTTTTGCATCGCAAAAGTACCGATGATCAGACATTAGAAGAACTTATTGCGCTCAAGGCAAGTATAACAGTAAAACCAGTCGAGGACAAAGTGCCTCTTTTACCAGGTTTTATTTATGTTGCGCCTTCTAATTATCATTTATTATTCGAAAAAAACGAGACACTTTCGTTAGATATTTCAGAGAAAATCAATTATAGCCGTCCCAGTATCGATGTTTCTTTTGAATCTGCGGCAGAAATTTACGGATCTTCTCTGGTAGGAATTTTGTTATCAGGCTCGAATACAGATGGAACTCAGGGATTAAAAGCGATTCAGGCAGCAAAAGGAACCGTTGTGGTACAAAACCCAACCGTGGCCGAGATGCCTTTTATGCCTCATAATGCGATTTTAAATACAACACCGGATTTTGTGCTTACGAATCAGGAAATCCTTCGATTAATAACTTTAATAAATAGTCCGCAGGATTAA
- a CDS encoding CheR family methyltransferase produces the protein MIEDIELETLINDVYEYYGFDFGSYSRASLKRRVNRLFHLDGFTHFHEFLSRVRYDPEYYKRMVDEITVNVTEMFRDPAFYAVLRNEILPLLGTKPFIRLWHAGCSTGEEVYSMAIMLKEAGLLHKSLIYATDINATVLETAKKGIFPLRMMKEYSENYRDAGGQEDFSNYYIANYGIAKFNEELAEKMVFSQHNLVSDTSFNEFDIILCRNVLIYFDNDLQKRVINLFDESLAVLGFLALGTKETIKYSISMSKYKQLDKEKIWRKIK, from the coding sequence ATGATTGAGGATATCGAATTAGAAACGCTTATTAATGATGTTTATGAATATTATGGTTTTGATTTTGGAAGCTACTCAAGAGCTTCATTAAAAAGACGGGTAAACAGGCTATTTCATTTAGACGGATTTACTCATTTTCATGAATTTCTTTCAAGAGTTCGTTATGACCCTGAATATTATAAAAGGATGGTCGACGAAATCACGGTTAATGTAACCGAGATGTTTCGTGACCCTGCTTTTTATGCCGTGCTTAGAAATGAAATATTGCCATTATTAGGCACCAAACCTTTTATCAGATTATGGCATGCAGGATGTTCTACAGGCGAAGAAGTCTATTCGATGGCCATTATGCTCAAAGAAGCCGGTTTATTGCACAAATCCTTAATTTATGCAACAGATATTAATGCCACGGTTTTAGAAACGGCCAAAAAAGGAATTTTTCCTTTACGAATGATGAAAGAATACTCGGAAAACTATCGTGATGCAGGCGGACAAGAAGATTTTTCGAATTACTATATTGCCAATTACGGCATTGCCAAGTTTAATGAAGAACTGGCCGAAAAGATGGTTTTCTCACAACATAATTTAGTTTCAGATACTTCATTTAACGAATTTGATATCATATTATGTCGTAATGTTTTAATTTATTTTGACAACGATCTTCAAAAAAGGGTCATTAATTTATTCGATGAAAGTCTGGCCGTTTTAGGTTTCTTAGCTTTAGGTACAAAAGAAACTATAAAATATTCTATATCAATGAGTAAATACAAACAGCTGGACAAAGAGAAAATATGGAGGAAGATAAAATAA
- a CDS encoding response regulator — translation MNKKRLLIIDDDSRNIFALEHTLRAKSFDCLSCLSAEEALKLLSTDEQIDAVLIDMMMPEMDGYDAIPLIKALPNRRSTYVVAVTAQAMTGDKEKCLEAGADAYISKPVDVDKLLLILSKM, via the coding sequence ATGAATAAAAAAAGACTCTTAATTATTGATGATGATTCTAGAAATATTTTTGCTTTAGAACACACTTTACGTGCAAAATCATTCGATTGTTTGTCTTGTTTAAGTGCCGAAGAGGCATTGAAATTATTGAGTACTGATGAACAAATTGATGCTGTCCTGATCGATATGATGATGCCCGAAATGGATGGCTATGATGCTATTCCGTTGATAAAAGCATTGCCTAACAGGCGATCAACTTATGTTGTTGCGGTAACAGCGCAGGCGATGACGGGAGATAAAGAAAAATGTCTTGAGGCTGGGGCAGATGCCTATATTTCAAAACCTGTTGATGTAGATAAATTACTGCTTATTTTGAGCAAAATGTGA
- a CDS encoding response regulator — protein sequence MKSNFKRNLLISSLVSLLVLMVSSTASFLSIKSLLDSNSWVNHTQEVIYNLNEGSAIITEAQTSMRGYLIAGDEQFVDRYNDAEAKSKVFFDKVAELTVDNPSQQMQLKELKELRENFFKYLNNQIVKKRLGKNSATFDLTEGRNMMSDLRAQIKTVESTEQNLLKVRNENSERYGTYSIVLIIVAFIIAFFISIVFLIRILKDFNERALLQNELEKKDRETAQRIEAISSIASNISNGNYDIRVDDNKADALGSVGESLNSMGVSLKSSFDLLSQKEWLQTGIANLNNVMLGDKPMQKLAKDVIEFVCQYTNSSAGVLYILEDNELFVAGGYSYIPSKNRERMQKGEGLIGQAIISGKILELKALSPDDIQINYALGQIKPTHIVAVPLLDTRIEGAIELASIYGFSDLHLEFLKSVSNNIGIAIKSTQNRKRVMELLEETKSQSEELQVQHSELEAINAELEAQTEKLQASEEELRVQQEELEQTNEELSERSVLLEEKNNEIQKKSEALELTTRYKSEFLANMSHELRTPLNSILLLSRLLSENNNKSMVEEEIEFAKVIQSSGNSLLGLIDEILDLSKIEAGKMELEFLDVSTKEITDTLWNLFNLVAKEKGIEFEILAKDAPVVIKTDKMRLEQILKNLISNAIKFTEKGKVTLEIKINTDDDKIICFIVKDTGIGIPLEKQPLIFEAFQQADGSTKRKYGGTGLGLSISRELAKLLRGEIILHSKENEGSSFTLCLPVFGSAIHKINVEKIPPTEFTELEAEEKPPVKNKYLSAFIPDEIEDDRDSIVPGDKVILVVEDDINFAKSLLTFTRKKGYKGVVSVRGDYALNFALLYNPVGVLLDIELPIKSGWEVLEELKNHSATKHIPVHIMSSHKLKQESLLKGAVDFLDKPVAFEKIPDVFLRIEHIINKEAQKVLIIEDNPKHAKALAYFLETYNINSEIKSEVSQGLEALNKTEVDCVILDMGIPDKHAYQILDGVKKSPGLENLPVIVFTGKSLSMKEEVKIKKYADSIIVKTAHSYQRMLDEVSLFLHLVEDKKDPKDKKESHKKLNLLNNILHDKKVLIVDDDVRNIYSLTKALEVFKMNVITAFDGKEAIKILEEHTDTDIVLLDMMMPNMDGYETAEKIRSMPKFLNLPLIAVTAKAMTGDREKCIKAGASDYITKPVDIDQLLSLLRVWLYDKI from the coding sequence ATGAAGAGTAATTTTAAAAGAAATTTGTTAATCAGTTCATTAGTGTCATTATTGGTGCTAATGGTCAGTTCCACGGCCTCATTTCTTAGTATAAAAAGCTTGTTAGACAGTAATTCCTGGGTAAACCATACTCAAGAGGTTATTTATAATCTTAACGAAGGTTCGGCTATAATTACTGAGGCGCAAACCAGTATGCGTGGCTATTTGATTGCGGGCGACGAACAATTTGTAGACCGATACAATGATGCTGAGGCAAAATCTAAAGTTTTTTTCGACAAGGTTGCAGAACTTACAGTTGATAATCCGTCGCAACAAATGCAGTTAAAGGAGCTAAAAGAGCTGCGAGAAAACTTTTTTAAGTACTTGAACAATCAAATTGTAAAAAAACGTCTCGGGAAAAACTCTGCTACATTTGATCTTACCGAAGGTCGAAATATGATGAGTGATTTACGAGCGCAAATAAAAACGGTCGAAAGTACAGAACAAAACCTTTTAAAAGTACGCAACGAAAACTCAGAGCGTTATGGTACTTACAGCATTGTCCTGATTATCGTTGCTTTTATAATTGCTTTCTTTATTTCGATTGTCTTTTTGATCAGAATTTTGAAAGATTTCAACGAACGTGCTTTACTTCAAAATGAATTAGAGAAAAAAGACCGTGAAACTGCGCAAAGAATCGAAGCGATCAGTTCTATTGCGAGTAATATTTCAAATGGAAATTATGATATCAGGGTAGATGATAACAAGGCCGATGCTTTAGGAAGTGTGGGAGAATCTCTAAATAGTATGGGAGTTTCCTTAAAAAGCTCTTTCGATTTATTATCTCAAAAAGAATGGCTTCAAACCGGTATTGCAAATCTTAATAATGTAATGCTGGGCGATAAACCAATGCAAAAATTAGCCAAAGATGTGATCGAATTTGTGTGCCAATATACCAATAGCAGCGCGGGAGTTTTGTACATTTTAGAAGATAATGAACTTTTTGTTGCCGGTGGTTATAGCTACATTCCAAGCAAAAATCGTGAGCGCATGCAAAAAGGGGAAGGATTGATTGGTCAGGCCATTATTTCAGGAAAAATTCTGGAACTAAAAGCTTTATCTCCAGATGATATTCAGATAAATTATGCTTTAGGGCAAATAAAACCAACACATATTGTAGCCGTTCCGTTATTGGATACCAGAATCGAAGGTGCAATAGAATTGGCGAGTATTTACGGATTTTCGGATCTGCATTTAGAATTTCTAAAAAGTGTTTCTAATAATATAGGAATTGCCATTAAATCGACTCAAAACAGAAAACGAGTGATGGAATTGCTGGAAGAAACCAAATCTCAGTCAGAAGAACTTCAGGTGCAGCACAGCGAACTTGAAGCTATTAATGCCGAATTGGAAGCGCAAACAGAAAAACTTCAGGCTTCTGAAGAAGAGTTGCGTGTACAGCAGGAAGAATTAGAGCAAACGAACGAAGAATTGTCTGAAAGAAGTGTTTTACTGGAAGAAAAAAATAATGAAATCCAGAAAAAATCTGAAGCTTTAGAACTTACAACTCGTTATAAATCAGAGTTTTTGGCGAATATGTCGCACGAATTAAGAACACCTTTAAACTCTATTTTGCTTTTAAGCCGTTTGTTATCTGAAAATAATAACAAAAGCATGGTCGAAGAAGAAATTGAGTTTGCCAAAGTAATCCAGAGTTCAGGAAATAGTTTGTTAGGATTGATTGATGAAATTCTTGATTTGTCTAAAATTGAAGCCGGTAAAATGGAGCTTGAATTCCTGGATGTTTCGACCAAAGAAATCACAGATACTTTATGGAATTTATTTAATCTGGTAGCGAAAGAAAAAGGAATTGAATTTGAAATTCTTGCAAAAGACGCTCCGGTTGTCATTAAAACAGACAAAATGCGTTTAGAACAAATTCTTAAAAATTTGATTTCAAACGCCATTAAATTTACCGAAAAAGGAAAAGTAACTTTAGAAATTAAAATTAATACAGACGATGACAAAATTATTTGTTTCATCGTAAAAGATACCGGAATTGGAATCCCGTTAGAGAAACAGCCTTTAATTTTCGAAGCGTTTCAGCAAGCCGATGGTTCTACCAAACGTAAATACGGAGGAACTGGTTTAGGATTGTCGATTAGCCGTGAATTGGCGAAACTGCTTCGCGGAGAAATTATATTGCATAGTAAGGAGAATGAAGGAAGTTCGTTTACTTTATGTTTACCGGTTTTTGGATCTGCAATTCATAAAATTAATGTAGAGAAAATTCCGCCAACAGAATTTACAGAATTAGAAGCAGAGGAAAAACCACCTGTAAAAAACAAATATTTAAGTGCCTTTATTCCGGATGAAATCGAAGACGACAGAGATTCAATTGTTCCTGGAGATAAAGTAATTCTGGTTGTAGAAGATGATATTAATTTTGCTAAATCGCTTTTGACATTTACCCGAAAAAAAGGATACAAAGGAGTAGTTTCTGTACGTGGAGATTATGCTTTAAACTTTGCCTTGCTTTATAATCCGGTTGGTGTTTTATTAGATATAGAATTGCCGATAAAAAGTGGTTGGGAAGTTTTAGAAGAATTAAAAAATCATTCAGCTACCAAACATATTCCGGTTCATATTATGTCATCGCACAAATTAAAACAGGAAAGTTTACTAAAAGGAGCAGTAGATTTCTTAGACAAACCGGTGGCTTTCGAGAAAATTCCGGATGTATTTTTACGAATCGAACATATCATAAATAAAGAAGCGCAAAAAGTTTTGATTATAGAAGATAATCCAAAACATGCAAAAGCTTTGGCTTATTTCCTGGAAACGTATAATATTAACTCAGAAATAAAAAGCGAAGTTTCGCAAGGATTAGAAGCTTTGAATAAAACCGAAGTAGATTGTGTGATTCTTGATATGGGAATTCCGGACAAACATGCGTATCAAATTCTTGATGGCGTTAAGAAATCTCCGGGATTAGAAAACCTTCCGGTAATTGTATTTACAGGAAAAAGTTTATCGATGAAAGAAGAAGTAAAAATTAAAAAATACGCCGATTCGATTATTGTAAAAACGGCGCATTCTTACCAAAGAATGTTAGACGAAGTTTCGCTTTTTTTACATTTAGTTGAAGATAAAAAAGACCCAAAAGACAAAAAAGAAAGCCATAAAAAGCTAAATTTACTAAATAATATCCTGCACGATAAAAAGGTATTAATTGTAGATGACGATGTTCGTAATATTTATTCGTTGACAAAAGCATTAGAAGTTTTTAAAATGAATGTAATTACAGCCTTTGATGGTAAAGAAGCCATCAAAATTTTGGAAGAACACACAGATACTGATATTGTTTTACTGGATATGATGATGCCTAACATGGACGGTTACGAAACGGCCGAAAAAATTCGCAGCATGCCTAAATTCCTTAATTTACCACTTATTGCCGTTACAGCAAAAGCAATGACAGGAGACAGGGAAAAATGTATCAAAGCAGGCGCATCAGATTATATTACCAAACCGGTCGATATTGATCAGTTGCTTTCGTTATTGCGAGTGTGGCTGTATGATAAGATATAA
- a CDS encoding DUF6660 family protein, whose amino-acid sequence MKWITIILSIYLMALSNMPCADMEVNSAAHKTAQFSSEANHTHDKDNDLCSPFCACNCCGAQVLSYQTAVIFEFPVQHTIISIPLPNYNSVFASNFYGSIWQPPQIA is encoded by the coding sequence GTGAAATGGATAACAATCATATTGTCGATTTATTTAATGGCGCTTTCCAATATGCCTTGTGCAGATATGGAGGTAAATAGTGCTGCTCATAAAACCGCACAATTTTCATCAGAAGCAAATCATACCCATGATAAAGACAATGATTTATGTTCTCCTTTTTGCGCTTGTAACTGTTGTGGTGCGCAGGTTTTAAGTTATCAGACTGCTGTAATTTTTGAATTTCCTGTACAGCATACTATCATTTCGATACCATTACCCAACTACAATTCGGTTTTTGCTTCCAATTTCTACGGAAGTATTTGGCAACCCCCACAAATAGCATAA
- a CDS encoding porin family protein produces the protein MKKGLLLLIVFFSVTSAHSQVLISLIFGDKLNSPFLEFGLEGGVNFSDISGLESSGTNAGFNLGFYFDIRSKQNPAWMINTGVIVKSPMGAHSIPVYSLNDVNLDNTFAGGSVNREIRYFNVPILIKYQFKNRIYLKTGPQFGLLAKAFDEFKQEVDKDDVIYKKNIRDQIRVLDAGVAFGAGYHMNVGNGLNVTVQYYYGLVPVMKGDGPNVYNRSLYLTAGIPIGKGKAAQRRAEKEAELNKVVLPEDEEKTKPKN, from the coding sequence ATGAAAAAAGGTTTATTACTTCTTATCGTTTTCTTTAGCGTTACATCTGCACATTCGCAAGTTTTAATTTCCTTGATTTTTGGAGATAAATTAAATTCTCCTTTCCTGGAATTTGGACTCGAAGGCGGCGTGAATTTTTCTGATATTTCGGGTCTTGAATCTTCGGGAACTAATGCGGGTTTTAATCTTGGTTTTTATTTTGACATTCGATCTAAACAAAATCCTGCCTGGATGATCAATACGGGAGTAATTGTAAAATCGCCTATGGGTGCGCACTCAATTCCGGTTTACTCGTTGAACGATGTGAATCTGGATAATACTTTTGCGGGCGGAAGTGTGAATCGGGAAATCAGGTATTTTAATGTTCCTATTTTAATTAAGTATCAGTTTAAAAATAGAATATATCTTAAAACCGGACCTCAGTTTGGTTTATTGGCTAAAGCTTTTGATGAATTTAAACAAGAAGTTGATAAGGATGATGTGATCTACAAAAAGAATATCCGCGATCAGATACGGGTTCTTGATGCTGGTGTGGCATTTGGTGCAGGTTATCATATGAATGTAGGTAACGGCTTAAACGTTACGGTGCAATACTATTATGGCCTTGTTCCTGTAATGAAAGGTGACGGACCTAATGTGTACAACAGATCTTTGTATCTAACGGCTGGAATACCAATAGGTAAAGGAAAAGCAGCGCAAAGAAGGGCCGAAAAAGAAGCGGAACTGAATAAAGTGGTTCTTCCTGAAGATGAGGAAAAAACGAAGCCTAAAAATTAA